In Phaeobacter porticola, one DNA window encodes the following:
- a CDS encoding ABC transporter ATP-binding protein translates to MSPLLQVRDLRVSFRQDGKVTEAVRGVSFSVGQGETVALVGESGSGKSVTALSTVSLLGDSATVSGSVTYDGQEMVGANDRRLRQVRGNDISFIFQEPMTSLNPLHTIEKQLAESLALHQGLDGVAARARIIELLNRVGIRDAETRLGAYPHQLSGGQRQRVMIAMALANKPDILIADEPTTALDVTIQQQILELLADLKASEGMGLLFITHDLSIVRRIADRVCVMKGGEIVEEGPTSEIFANPQHPYTQKLLDAEPTGQPSPVPVAAQELVRTEDLKVWFPIQKGLLKRTVGHVKAVNPTSLSVCAGETLGIVGESGSGKTTLALAIMRLIASEGSVQFQGQDLRQWSTRDLRRLRADMQIVFQDPFGSLSPRMTCAQIIAEGLAIHKLDQGRDPRDLVAEVMTEVGLDPAFMDRYPHEFSGGQRQRIAIARAMVLRPKLVVLDEPTSALDMTVQVQIVNLLRDLQDRYGLAYLFISHDLNVVRAMSHKMIVMKQGDVVEVGPTAELFANPKDPYTRQLLAAAG, encoded by the coding sequence ATGAGCCCGTTGCTCCAAGTTAGAGACCTGCGCGTATCATTCCGTCAGGATGGTAAAGTGACCGAGGCCGTGCGCGGTGTTTCCTTCTCTGTTGGCCAGGGTGAGACTGTCGCGTTAGTGGGGGAATCCGGGTCGGGCAAGTCGGTGACGGCGCTGTCTACCGTCTCTCTTCTCGGCGATAGTGCCACTGTCAGCGGTTCTGTCACCTATGACGGGCAAGAGATGGTGGGCGCAAATGACCGACGTCTTCGTCAGGTCCGGGGCAATGACATCAGCTTTATCTTTCAAGAGCCGATGACCTCACTCAACCCGCTGCACACAATCGAAAAACAGTTAGCTGAATCGTTGGCCTTACATCAGGGACTGGATGGGGTCGCAGCCCGTGCCCGTATCATCGAGTTGTTGAACCGTGTGGGTATTAGAGACGCCGAAACCCGGCTGGGTGCTTATCCACATCAGCTTTCGGGTGGGCAACGTCAGCGGGTTATGATTGCGATGGCGCTAGCGAACAAGCCGGACATTCTGATCGCAGATGAGCCGACCACCGCTCTGGATGTCACAATTCAACAACAAATCCTTGAGCTGCTGGCCGACCTGAAGGCAAGCGAAGGCATGGGGCTGTTGTTTATTACCCACGACCTGAGCATTGTGCGCCGCATTGCGGACCGCGTCTGCGTAATGAAGGGGGGAGAAATCGTCGAGGAGGGGCCGACGTCTGAGATTTTTGCCAATCCCCAGCACCCATACACGCAAAAACTGCTTGATGCAGAGCCAACTGGGCAGCCGTCACCGGTGCCCGTCGCAGCGCAGGAGCTGGTCAGGACCGAAGATCTGAAGGTCTGGTTTCCCATTCAAAAGGGGCTGCTAAAACGCACCGTGGGTCACGTCAAGGCGGTCAACCCGACCTCGCTGAGCGTGTGTGCTGGTGAGACGCTGGGAATCGTTGGCGAAAGTGGTAGCGGGAAAACCACCCTGGCACTGGCGATCATGCGATTGATAGCATCAGAAGGCAGCGTGCAGTTCCAAGGGCAAGATTTGCGCCAGTGGTCGACACGCGATCTGCGTCGGCTGCGTGCGGACATGCAGATCGTGTTCCAGGATCCATTTGGGTCGCTAAGTCCGCGTATGACCTGTGCCCAGATCATCGCCGAGGGTCTGGCGATACATAAGCTGGACCAGGGCCGCGACCCCCGTGATCTGGTTGCTGAGGTGATGACCGAAGTCGGGCTGGATCCGGCATTCATGGACCGTTATCCGCATGAGTTTTCGGGCGGTCAACGCCAGCGTATAGCCATAGCGCGGGCCATGGTTCTGCGACCCAAACTGGTTGTCCTAGACGAGCCGACCTCGGCGTTGGATATGACTGTGCAGGTGCAGATCGTCAATTTGCTGCGCGATCTGCAGGACCGTTACGGGCTGGCCTATCTGTTCATTTCACATGATCTGAACGTAGTGCGTGCCATGTCGCACAAGATGATCGTAATGAAACAGGGCGATGTTGTAGAGGTCGGGCCCACAGCGGAACTGTTTGCCAATCCCAAAGACCCATATACGCGGCAGTTGCTTGCTGCGGCGGGCTAA
- a CDS encoding SRPBCC family protein, with product MDFSSKEDIEAPIAEVFQAITDFESMERMALRRGVDVQCLGDVQRPDKGLAWDVWFQFRGKQRNLHLSLEGYEPVTQMIISGAGSGLDGAMEVELVALSPQRTRLSVALSLAPKTLAGRLLVQSLKLAKTRLNRGFKKRVAEFARQTEERMSRLT from the coding sequence ATGGATTTTTCCAGCAAAGAAGATATAGAAGCGCCGATTGCTGAGGTCTTTCAAGCAATTACTGATTTTGAGAGCATGGAACGCATGGCGCTGCGCCGGGGTGTTGATGTGCAGTGTTTGGGGGATGTGCAGCGTCCCGACAAAGGGCTGGCCTGGGATGTCTGGTTTCAGTTTCGTGGCAAACAGCGCAATCTGCATCTGTCGCTGGAGGGATATGAGCCTGTCACCCAGATGATCATCAGCGGCGCAGGAAGCGGTCTGGACGGAGCGATGGAGGTCGAGTTGGTGGCTCTTTCGCCGCAGCGGACCCGACTGTCGGTGGCGTTGTCTTTGGCGCCTAAAACCCTGGCGGGGCGCTTGCTGGTGCAATCGCTGAAATTGGCGAAGACACGGCTCAATCGCGGATTCAAAAAGCGGGTGGCAGAATTTGCACGCCAGACCGAGGAACGGATGAGCCGTTTGACGTAA
- a CDS encoding prephenate dehydratase encodes MTQRIAIQGELGSYSHEACRNERPDMDVLPCRNFEDAIDAVRSGDAELAMLPVENSTYGRVADIHRLLPHSGLHIIDEAFVRVHINLLGVPGARLEDIKEAHSHLVLLPQCARFLTENKIRGRVSPDNARAARDVAEQGDKTHAALASELAGEIYGLEVLARHIEDHGNNTTRFVTMSREPNLERRGNHGMITSFVFQVRNIPAALYKAMGGFATNGINMTKLESYMVDGSFTATQFYADIDGHPDDANVRLAMDELAYFTTNIEILGVYPANDDRF; translated from the coding sequence ATGACCCAGAGAATTGCCATTCAAGGGGAGCTTGGCTCCTACAGTCACGAAGCTTGCCGCAACGAACGTCCCGATATGGACGTGCTGCCTTGCCGCAACTTTGAAGACGCAATCGACGCCGTCCGCAGCGGAGACGCAGAGCTGGCAATGCTGCCTGTCGAGAATTCTACTTATGGGCGCGTGGCGGACATTCACCGGCTGTTGCCACATAGCGGCCTGCATATTATCGACGAAGCCTTTGTGCGGGTCCACATCAACCTATTGGGCGTGCCCGGCGCGCGTCTTGAAGATATCAAGGAAGCCCATTCACATCTGGTCTTGCTGCCGCAGTGCGCGCGTTTCCTAACCGAAAACAAGATTCGCGGCCGCGTCAGCCCTGACAACGCCCGCGCGGCGCGTGACGTGGCCGAACAGGGCGACAAGACCCACGCGGCCCTCGCAAGCGAATTGGCTGGTGAGATTTATGGATTAGAGGTGCTCGCCCGTCACATCGAAGATCACGGCAACAACACCACGCGGTTTGTGACAATGTCGCGCGAGCCGAATCTGGAACGTCGTGGCAACCACGGCATGATCACCAGTTTCGTATTCCAGGTCCGCAACATTCCTGCCGCGCTTTACAAGGCTATGGGCGGCTTTGCCACCAATGGAATCAACATGACCAAACTGGAGAGTTACATGGTCGACGGGTCTTTCACCGCGACCCAGTTTTACGCCGACATCGACGGCCACCCAGATGACGCCAACGTGCGGCTGGCTATGGACGAACTGGCCTATTTTACCACCAATATCGAAATTCTGGGTGTCTACCCCGCCAACGACGACCGGTTCTGA
- the nudC gene encoding NAD(+) diphosphatase produces MRQAEQVTFGGSGLDRAAQLRDDAAGLADLWQGMDSRILLIWRGKPLCRIPGEDEGTLSVPAALAWVMSGHPLVSNLAADAVFLGRCESGLARFAVDISAWQPDNLDDTALGGFVDVSEQQHPDLPSDTGFAELRRIMAHLSREEAELAATARAVFGWHQSHGYCAKCGAKSDMAQAGWQRICPSCGAAHFPRTDPVVIMLITHGDAVLVGRSPGWPEGMYSLLAGFVEPGETLEAAVRRETDEETGIKVGAVSYLSSQPWPFPMSLMFGCAGEALTRDIDIDPNEIEDAIWVSRQDMMTVFEGVHPEIRKPRNGAIAHFLLQNWLADTLD; encoded by the coding sequence ATGCGGCAGGCAGAACAGGTAACATTTGGTGGCAGCGGTCTGGATCGCGCAGCGCAACTACGGGATGATGCTGCGGGTTTGGCGGACTTATGGCAAGGCATGGACAGCCGTATATTGTTGATTTGGCGCGGAAAGCCGCTGTGCCGCATTCCGGGCGAAGATGAGGGCACTTTGTCCGTTCCAGCCGCCCTCGCGTGGGTTATGTCTGGCCACCCGTTGGTCAGTAACTTAGCAGCTGATGCCGTGTTTCTCGGGCGCTGCGAGTCGGGTCTGGCGCGGTTCGCCGTGGATATCAGCGCATGGCAACCCGACAATCTGGACGATACTGCGCTGGGCGGTTTTGTGGATGTCAGCGAGCAACAGCACCCTGATCTGCCGTCTGACACCGGCTTTGCCGAGTTGCGGCGCATCATGGCACATCTCAGCCGCGAAGAGGCAGAGTTGGCGGCGACAGCGCGTGCGGTGTTCGGCTGGCATCAGAGCCATGGTTACTGTGCCAAGTGTGGAGCCAAGAGCGATATGGCGCAAGCGGGGTGGCAGCGGATTTGTCCCAGCTGCGGAGCCGCGCATTTTCCGCGCACCGATCCGGTGGTGATCATGCTGATCACCCATGGGGATGCCGTTCTGGTGGGGCGATCACCGGGCTGGCCTGAGGGGATGTATTCGCTGTTGGCGGGCTTTGTTGAGCCTGGAGAGACGCTGGAGGCCGCGGTGCGACGCGAAACGGATGAGGAGACCGGCATTAAGGTTGGTGCAGTCAGCTATCTGTCCAGCCAACCCTGGCCGTTCCCGATGTCATTGATGTTTGGCTGCGCGGGTGAGGCGTTGACACGCGACATTGATATCGATCCCAATGAAATTGAGGATGCGATTTGGGTCTCGCGGCAGGACATGATGACTGTGTTCGAAGGTGTGCACCCAGAGATTAGAAAGCCGCGCAATGGGGCAATTGCCCATTTTTTGCTGCAAAACTGGCTTGCAGATACGCTGGATTGA
- a CDS encoding ABC transporter permease: MALSPLNRRRWNNFCRNRRAFWSLWIFSILFGISLFAEFVANDKPMLVNYRGEYFTPVFNFYPETAFGGDFQTEAAYRDPEVKCLIASGGVEDCFDDPEGILQQIETGVFAAKGFVEGWAIWPPIPYSFNTTVDRPGAAPLPPNGQNLLGTDDTKRDVLARVIHGFRLSILFTLMVTGAATLVGIAAGAVQGFFGGWLDLIFQRVIEIWGSIPQLYVIIIMFAILGRSFWLLVILMILFSWTALVSVVRAEFLRARNLEYVRAAKALGVGNLTIMFRHMLPNAMVATLTFLPFIVTGTIGTLAGLDFLGFGLPSSAPSLGELTLQAKQNLEAPWLAFTAFFTFAIMLSLLVFIFEGVRDAFDPRKTFS, translated from the coding sequence ATGGCTTTGTCTCCGCTCAACCGGCGTCGCTGGAATAACTTCTGCCGCAATCGCCGGGCCTTTTGGTCTTTGTGGATTTTCTCAATTCTGTTTGGAATTTCGCTGTTTGCGGAGTTTGTGGCCAACGACAAGCCGATGTTGGTGAACTACCGCGGTGAATATTTCACGCCGGTGTTTAACTTCTATCCGGAGACGGCCTTTGGCGGAGACTTTCAGACAGAGGCGGCCTACCGAGATCCGGAAGTGAAATGCCTGATTGCCTCTGGCGGTGTCGAGGACTGTTTTGATGATCCTGAGGGTATTCTGCAACAAATCGAGACGGGTGTATTTGCGGCGAAAGGGTTTGTAGAAGGCTGGGCGATCTGGCCGCCGATTCCCTATTCATTCAACACCACAGTGGATCGGCCTGGTGCAGCGCCTCTGCCGCCCAATGGGCAGAACCTTTTGGGCACCGATGACACCAAACGTGACGTGCTGGCACGGGTGATCCATGGGTTCCGTCTGTCGATCCTGTTCACGTTGATGGTCACCGGCGCTGCAACGCTGGTAGGTATTGCGGCGGGTGCGGTTCAGGGTTTCTTTGGCGGCTGGCTCGACTTGATCTTTCAGCGTGTGATAGAGATCTGGGGATCTATCCCGCAGCTCTATGTCATTATTATCATGTTCGCCATCCTGGGCCGCAGTTTCTGGCTATTGGTGATCCTGATGATCCTGTTCAGTTGGACCGCGCTGGTCAGCGTGGTTCGTGCCGAATTCCTGCGGGCCCGCAATCTGGAATATGTCCGCGCCGCCAAGGCGCTGGGGGTCGGGAACCTAACCATTATGTTCCGTCATATGTTGCCCAATGCGATGGTTGCGACGCTGACTTTCCTGCCGTTTATCGTTACTGGTACCATCGGCACATTGGCGGGGCTGGATTTTCTCGGCTTTGGTCTGCCGTCCTCAGCCCCATCGCTGGGGGAACTTACATTGCAGGCCAAACAAAACCTTGAAGCGCCCTGGCTGGCTTTTACCGCGTTCTTCACCTTTGCCATCATGTTGTCGCTTCTGGTTTTCATCTTTGAAGGCGTGCGCGATGCGTTTGATCCGAGAAAGACGTTTTCATGA
- a CDS encoding extracellular solute-binding protein, protein MTTLTTPRRAVSARVIDPQPLFQAFLAGLAALTMLALAATTVHAEETVIKSHGFAEFGELKYPDGFGHFEYVNPDAPKGGELSLSAVGTFDSMNPYTRKGRGGAMSADHFESLMIGSYDEPGSYYGLLAESLEYPESQDWVIFNMRPEARFSDGTPVTAEDVVFSHNLLLEQGLKSYAEAVKKRIPKAEVLGPHRVKFYFSPDFPRRAMITQVAGTSVFSKAWFEADPENRRLDEPRLDPGIGSGPYVLETADVNQRIVYKRNPDYWGNDVNVNVGRHNYDRIRIEYFGDTVAAMEGFKAGIYTMRPENSSKSWATAYEFDAVKAGNVIKGEFADGNVPAASGFVMNLLRPKFQDPRVREAIQLGYNFEWTNDSLQYGLFAQRQSFWQDTALEAKGLPEGRELEVLEGLGDLIDPALLTNEPVMAHGSKPDRPADRRNLRRAMKLLDDAGWRVGGDGLRRNDAGQLLTLEFLIDSPTIERIVQPYVTNLRQMGVDAKSSRVDYAQYTSRRREKDFDMITYAYPKYLQPSTGLYQQFGSDAHEFSVFNPAGMADPAVDKLIEAIVKAEDQEELYANVRALDRVLRAKRFMVPTWYLGVNWVAYWNFYEQPETLPLFDLGLRDVWWVDTKKEAALKSSGALR, encoded by the coding sequence ATGACGACTCTCACCACGCCACGCCGTGCCGTTTCGGCCCGAGTGATTGATCCGCAACCGCTTTTTCAGGCTTTCCTTGCCGGTTTGGCAGCGCTGACCATGCTGGCGCTTGCCGCCACAACGGTGCACGCCGAAGAAACGGTGATCAAGAGCCATGGTTTTGCTGAATTCGGAGAGTTGAAATATCCCGACGGCTTTGGTCATTTTGAGTATGTGAACCCTGACGCCCCAAAGGGCGGAGAGCTGTCCCTGTCCGCAGTCGGCACGTTTGACAGTATGAACCCCTACACCCGTAAAGGTCGAGGTGGGGCGATGTCGGCGGATCATTTTGAATCGCTGATGATTGGCTCATATGATGAGCCGGGATCCTATTATGGTCTGCTGGCTGAGAGCCTAGAGTACCCCGAAAGCCAGGATTGGGTGATCTTCAACATGCGCCCCGAAGCGCGATTTTCCGATGGCACGCCTGTCACCGCCGAGGATGTTGTCTTTTCCCATAATCTGCTACTGGAGCAGGGCTTGAAATCCTATGCAGAGGCCGTGAAAAAACGCATTCCGAAGGCCGAAGTGCTGGGGCCGCATCGAGTGAAATTCTATTTCTCGCCGGATTTTCCGCGCCGAGCCATGATCACGCAGGTGGCGGGTACGTCGGTGTTTTCCAAGGCCTGGTTCGAGGCTGATCCTGAAAACCGCCGATTGGATGAACCTCGGTTGGATCCCGGCATCGGGTCGGGGCCTTATGTGCTGGAAACGGCGGATGTTAATCAGCGCATTGTTTATAAACGTAATCCCGATTATTGGGGTAACGATGTGAATGTGAATGTTGGCCGCCACAACTATGACCGCATCCGTATCGAGTATTTCGGTGACACCGTTGCCGCGATGGAGGGGTTCAAGGCGGGGATCTATACCATGCGCCCCGAGAACAGTTCTAAGAGCTGGGCAACAGCGTATGAGTTTGATGCGGTAAAAGCGGGAAATGTCATCAAAGGCGAGTTTGCCGATGGGAACGTGCCTGCGGCCAGCGGATTCGTGATGAATTTGTTGCGCCCCAAATTCCAGGACCCTCGCGTGCGTGAGGCGATCCAACTTGGTTATAATTTCGAATGGACAAATGACAGCCTGCAATACGGATTGTTCGCACAGCGGCAATCGTTCTGGCAGGATACAGCGCTAGAGGCCAAGGGCCTGCCAGAAGGGCGCGAATTGGAAGTGCTTGAGGGATTGGGGGATCTGATTGACCCGGCACTGCTGACCAACGAGCCGGTGATGGCACATGGCTCTAAGCCAGATCGTCCCGCAGATCGGCGAAACCTGCGCCGCGCCATGAAACTGCTGGACGACGCCGGTTGGCGTGTCGGAGGAGATGGTCTGCGCCGCAACGACGCGGGGCAATTGCTAACGCTGGAGTTTCTGATCGATTCTCCGACCATTGAACGTATCGTGCAGCCCTATGTGACGAACCTGCGCCAGATGGGCGTGGACGCAAAATCCAGCCGTGTCGACTATGCGCAATACACCAGCCGTCGCCGGGAAAAAGACTTTGATATGATCACGTATGCCTATCCAAAGTACCTGCAGCCCTCCACCGGACTGTATCAGCAGTTTGGGTCTGATGCGCATGAATTTTCGGTTTTCAACCCAGCTGGCATGGCCGATCCGGCGGTGGACAAGCTGATTGAAGCCATCGTCAAGGCAGAAGATCAGGAAGAGCTTTATGCCAATGTGCGCGCGCTGGATCGCGTTTTGCGGGCCAAGCGGTTCATGGTGCCGACCTGGTATCTGGGCGTGAACTGGGTGGCCTATTGGAATTTTTATGAGCAACCAGAAACGTTGCCTCTATTCGATCTGGGGTTGCGCGATGTCTGGTGGGTCGACACCAAGAAAGAAGCGGCATTGAAATCCTCTGGCGCATTGCGGTAA
- a CDS encoding c-type cytochrome, producing the protein MFDTMTLTKATAGVCGALLVFLLGKWAAEELYHTDTHGEASYVIEVEEAGAEEVAEVVDFGELMAAADVGKGAKVFKKCSSCHKLEAGENATGPYLYGVVDRPIAAADGFGYSATLAGLGGEWTAEELDAFLTKPSQYAPGTTMSFSGLKKQKDRVNLIAYLDSLDD; encoded by the coding sequence ATGTTTGACACGATGACCCTTACCAAAGCGACCGCAGGCGTTTGCGGCGCGCTCCTCGTGTTCCTCCTTGGCAAATGGGCCGCAGAGGAACTCTATCACACGGATACCCACGGCGAGGCGTCCTATGTGATTGAAGTGGAAGAGGCAGGTGCGGAAGAAGTTGCTGAAGTCGTAGACTTTGGTGAACTGATGGCCGCGGCAGACGTTGGCAAAGGTGCCAAGGTCTTCAAGAAATGCTCCTCCTGCCACAAACTCGAAGCCGGTGAAAACGCCACCGGTCCCTATCTCTATGGGGTGGTTGATCGTCCGATCGCTGCTGCGGATGGCTTTGGCTACTCTGCGACGCTGGCCGGTCTTGGCGGCGAATGGACCGCAGAAGAGCTGGATGCCTTCCTGACCAAACCGTCGCAATACGCGCCGGGCACCACCATGAGCTTCAGCGGGCTAAAGAAGCAGAAAGATCGGGTTAACCTGATCGCCTACCTCGATAGCCTCGACGACTGA
- a CDS encoding microcin C ABC transporter permease YejB: protein MAAYILRRFLLVIPTLFGILVINFALVQFVPGGPVEQMIAQLEGGGDVFEGFAGGGGDAGGEAIAANDSYAGRQGLPPELIAELEQQYGLDKPPLERFFLMLGNYMRFDFGESYFRKIDVMSLVLEKMPVSISLGLWSTLIAYMISIPLGIRKALRDGSRFDTWTSGVIIAAYAIPGFLFAILLLVLFAGGSYWQVFPLRGLTSDNWDNLGLFGKITDYFWHITLPVVASTISAFATLTLLTKNSFLDEIKKQYVMTARAKGLSESRVLYGHVFRNAMLIVIAGFPAVFIGVFFSGSLIIETIFSLDGLGRLGFEAAVARDYPVIFGTLFIFGLMSLVVGIISDIMYVIVDPRIDFEKREG, encoded by the coding sequence ATGGCAGCCTATATCCTCAGACGTTTTCTATTGGTGATTCCGACCTTATTCGGAATCTTGGTGATTAACTTCGCGCTGGTGCAGTTCGTGCCGGGTGGCCCTGTAGAACAGATGATAGCGCAACTAGAAGGCGGCGGCGACGTGTTCGAAGGCTTCGCTGGCGGCGGCGGTGACGCAGGCGGCGAAGCCATAGCCGCCAACGACAGCTATGCAGGCCGTCAGGGCCTGCCGCCAGAGCTGATCGCGGAACTGGAACAGCAATACGGTTTGGATAAACCGCCGCTAGAGCGGTTCTTTCTGATGCTGGGCAACTATATGCGGTTTGATTTTGGCGAGAGCTATTTTCGCAAGATCGACGTGATGAGCCTGGTTCTGGAAAAAATGCCTGTATCGATTTCATTGGGCCTGTGGTCGACGTTGATCGCCTATATGATTTCAATACCACTGGGTATCCGTAAGGCGCTTCGCGATGGCAGCCGGTTCGACACCTGGACCAGCGGCGTGATCATTGCGGCCTATGCTATTCCCGGATTTCTGTTTGCGATTTTGCTGCTGGTTTTGTTCGCTGGTGGGTCTTATTGGCAGGTCTTTCCACTGCGGGGACTAACCTCTGACAACTGGGACAACCTCGGCCTGTTTGGCAAAATCACCGATTATTTCTGGCACATTACTCTGCCGGTGGTGGCCTCGACCATCTCGGCCTTTGCAACGCTGACACTGCTGACCAAGAATTCGTTCCTGGATGAGATTAAAAAGCAGTATGTGATGACGGCCCGTGCGAAAGGGCTAAGCGAGAGCCGCGTGCTCTATGGTCATGTGTTCCGCAACGCAATGCTGATTGTTATTGCCGGATTTCCGGCAGTGTTTATCGGTGTGTTCTTCTCAGGAAGCCTGATCATCGAGACAATTTTCTCGCTCGATGGTCTGGGGCGGCTGGGTTTTGAGGCGGCCGTGGCGCGCGACTATCCTGTGATCTTTGGCACGCTATTCATCTTTGGCCTGATGAGCCTCGTTGTGGGGATCATCTCGGACATCATGTATGTGATCGTTGATCCGCGTATCGACTTTGAAAAGAGAGAGGGCTGA
- a CDS encoding 5'-nucleotidase C-terminal domain-containing protein: MTGADQTTDSKVRSLRILATTDLHANLLSHDYYSDQPDPALGLSRVATLIVQARKEAAAAGAATLLIDNGDSLYGTPIAERPMQLGDTQPAPVPRAFSMMGYDAIGLGNHDFDFGLDQLQQTLMQISCPVLCSNMRSIDPQVSLPFCKTTVLTRELPDSGDAPPLRIGLLSVLPVQTLKWAAHLLKGKVAIEDMVQTAVQQTATLRAEGCDIVIALAHTGIGPQKAAYGIENALHPLADLGVFDALIGGHTHLTLPDSRHPVSAPVVMPGAYGSHLGVIDLRVARSDTGWSVTGATSTLRPIARRRNIGGSYGGLNSLAEEHPAIVEALAADHAETRVRMAQPVGSTSRPLHSYFTFLGHDQALALVATSQAAAVRPALQNTVAGNLPLLSAAAPGKFGARSGPSNYTDVPMGQMHMRHIVDIQPFPNELRAVVLNGAQLREWLEMSAGLFNQIAPGTSGGHLLDEDRAGHNFDVIFGLQYDIDISTPARFGSDGELAHPDSHRVRNLRWKGGPVRDSQHFAMAVNSYRIGGGGNFTMAQAATRLPIPPMRVRDTICDYISGRLPRDPLEQSPSPWQLFNHPFTEAEIFTGPGARAYLSELDPARYSLHGTTQDGFLQIGFKL, encoded by the coding sequence ATGACAGGAGCTGATCAAACCACGGACAGCAAGGTTAGGTCTCTGCGCATTCTGGCGACGACGGATCTGCATGCCAACTTGTTGAGTCATGACTATTATTCAGATCAGCCTGATCCGGCCTTAGGACTGTCACGGGTCGCCACACTCATTGTTCAGGCACGCAAGGAGGCCGCAGCCGCGGGGGCCGCAACTCTGCTTATTGATAATGGCGATAGCCTCTACGGCACCCCGATTGCAGAGCGGCCGATGCAGCTTGGCGATACGCAGCCCGCACCGGTTCCAAGAGCGTTTTCAATGATGGGCTACGACGCCATCGGATTGGGCAATCATGACTTTGATTTTGGCCTTGATCAGTTACAACAGACGTTGATGCAGATCTCCTGCCCGGTTCTTTGCTCCAATATGCGCTCAATAGACCCGCAGGTTTCTCTGCCCTTCTGCAAAACCACTGTACTGACGCGTGAGCTGCCCGATTCTGGCGATGCCCCCCCCCTGCGGATCGGATTACTTTCGGTTCTACCAGTACAGACCCTGAAATGGGCAGCGCATCTTCTAAAAGGCAAAGTCGCCATCGAGGATATGGTGCAAACCGCAGTCCAGCAGACCGCCACGTTGCGGGCCGAGGGGTGCGACATCGTCATTGCGCTGGCGCATACCGGGATCGGCCCCCAAAAGGCCGCCTACGGTATTGAAAACGCCTTACATCCGCTCGCAGATTTGGGCGTGTTTGATGCCCTTATTGGCGGGCACACCCACCTGACATTGCCGGATTCACGCCATCCTGTCTCCGCTCCGGTGGTGATGCCCGGCGCTTATGGGTCACATCTTGGAGTTATCGACTTGCGCGTCGCCCGAAGCGACACAGGCTGGAGCGTGACAGGTGCAACCAGCACCCTGCGCCCGATTGCCAGACGACGCAACATAGGTGGATCTTACGGCGGGCTGAATTCGCTCGCCGAAGAACATCCCGCGATCGTCGAAGCACTGGCCGCAGATCACGCCGAAACGCGGGTCAGAATGGCCCAACCAGTCGGCAGTACCAGTCGGCCTCTGCATTCCTATTTTACGTTCCTCGGCCACGACCAAGCTCTCGCACTAGTCGCGACGTCGCAGGCCGCTGCCGTGCGTCCCGCGCTTCAGAACACAGTGGCCGGAAATCTGCCACTGCTCTCGGCCGCTGCCCCCGGAAAATTCGGTGCCCGTTCCGGCCCTTCAAATTACACCGATGTGCCTATGGGGCAGATGCATATGCGGCATATCGTGGATATCCAGCCCTTTCCGAATGAACTACGGGCCGTCGTATTGAATGGCGCCCAGCTGCGCGAATGGCTGGAAATGTCTGCTGGGCTGTTCAATCAAATCGCTCCCGGCACCTCTGGCGGGCACCTATTAGACGAAGATCGAGCCGGTCACAATTTCGATGTAATATTTGGACTGCAATACGACATTGATATCTCTACACCAGCGCGATTTGGCAGTGATGGAGAGCTCGCACATCCTGACAGCCACCGGGTGCGCAATCTGAGATGGAAGGGCGGGCCGGTACGAGACAGCCAGCATTTCGCCATGGCAGTGAATAGCTACCGCATCGGTGGCGGAGGCAATTTCACCATGGCCCAGGCCGCCACCCGATTGCCAATACCTCCAATGCGGGTTCGAGACACGATTTGTGACTATATATCGGGGCGATTGCCCCGCGACCCACTCGAACAGTCCCCCTCTCCCTGGCAGCTATTCAACCATCCCTTCACCGAGGCGGAGATTTTTACCGGCCCGGGCGCACGTGCATATCTGTCCGAACTCGATCCTGCGCGCTACAGCCTACATGGAACCACACAGGATGGTTTCTTGCAGATCGGTTTCAAGCTCTAA